A window of Reinekea marina contains these coding sequences:
- the mraZ gene encoding division/cell wall cluster transcriptional repressor MraZ translates to MANSDNIMLRGVHSLALDAKGRVAVPSRYRATLEAVASNQMVITIDTEDKCLLIYPLKEWEIIQEKISALSSFSKPARRIQRLLIGHATDVDIDSAGRMLVAAALREYAQLDKKVVLVGQGNKFELWSEALWEQTRDQYIDEAGDDASMTEELEQISL, encoded by the coding sequence ATGGCGAACAGCGACAACATTATGTTGAGAGGTGTGCACTCTTTAGCTTTAGATGCTAAAGGGCGTGTCGCTGTGCCGAGCCGATATCGAGCCACGCTTGAAGCGGTCGCCAGTAATCAAATGGTGATCACCATTGATACAGAAGATAAGTGCCTACTTATATACCCATTGAAAGAATGGGAGATTATCCAAGAAAAAATTTCAGCGTTATCCAGTTTTAGTAAGCCTGCTCGAAGAATTCAGCGGCTATTGATAGGGCACGCGACAGACGTAGATATAGACAGTGCAGGGCGGATGCTTGTTGCAGCCGCGTTACGCGAGTATGCGCAGCTCGATAAAAAAGTCGTATTGGTTGGCCAAGGGAATAAATTCGAATTGTGGTCTGAAGCGCTTTGGGAACAAACGCGAGATCAATACATAGATGAAGCCGGCGATGATGCCAGTATGACAGAAGAATTGGAGCAAATATCACTATGA
- a CDS encoding TIGR00645 family protein: MAPIYLGLSLVLLALGIKFFEEVFHLFPKLFSLSEVDLILIVLSLVDIALVGGLIVMVMFSGYENFVSKLDIDENDEKLSWLGQLDANSLKNKVAASIVAISSIHLLKVFMDLKEKDPALIKWYVLIHLTFVASAFAMGYLDKITKNSH, translated from the coding sequence ATGGCCCCTATTTATCTTGGTCTGAGCTTAGTATTACTAGCCTTAGGCATTAAATTTTTTGAAGAAGTTTTTCACCTATTCCCTAAGTTATTTTCACTCTCCGAAGTCGATCTCATCTTAATCGTCTTATCTCTCGTCGATATCGCATTAGTGGGCGGTTTAATTGTCATGGTCATGTTTTCTGGCTACGAAAACTTTGTATCCAAGCTCGATATTGATGAAAATGATGAAAAACTAAGCTGGCTAGGGCAACTAGATGCGAATAGCCTCAAAAATAAGGTAGCCGCCTCCATTGTTGCCATCTCTTCTATTCATTTGCTTAAAGTTTTTATGGATTTAAAAGAGAAAGACCCTGCTTTAATTAAATGGTATGTATTAATTCATTTAACCTTTGTGGCGTCGGCATTTGCAATGGGCTATTTAGACAAAATTACGAAGAACTCGCATTAA
- the rsmI gene encoding 16S rRNA (cytidine(1402)-2'-O)-methyltransferase, whose amino-acid sequence MKEKQVKPGEIYIVSTPIGHLDDITLRAREVLCQVDLICAEDTRHSGRLLEALDSKVPMMALHEHNESQKANVIIEKLALGQSLALISDAGTPLISDPGFVLVNAVIAAGYKVVPVPGVSAVVTALSVAGLPTDRWLFEGFLPSKAGARVKRLKALANQPCSVVFYESSHRIEKSLADMSMVFGAYRPIAVARELTKTFETVLRGTVAEVLEQVSSDANQQKGEFVVVVGGKVEHAEQTISDPTILALARELSEALPPKKAAAILAKVFEGHKRDYYNLILSFNSD is encoded by the coding sequence ATGAAAGAAAAACAGGTTAAACCGGGTGAGATTTACATAGTATCGACACCCATAGGGCATTTAGATGACATTACGCTTCGCGCGCGTGAGGTGTTGTGCCAGGTCGATCTCATTTGCGCTGAAGATACGCGCCACAGTGGTCGGCTATTAGAAGCCTTAGATTCGAAAGTCCCTATGATGGCGCTGCATGAACATAACGAATCGCAGAAAGCCAATGTGATCATCGAAAAGTTAGCGCTTGGGCAATCATTAGCATTGATCAGCGATGCCGGTACACCGCTGATTTCTGACCCGGGTTTTGTGTTGGTTAACGCTGTTATTGCGGCCGGCTATAAGGTAGTCCCTGTGCCAGGCGTATCCGCTGTTGTAACGGCGCTGTCAGTTGCGGGCTTGCCCACCGATCGTTGGTTGTTTGAAGGGTTTCTGCCGAGTAAAGCAGGTGCTCGTGTTAAGCGATTAAAAGCGCTAGCCAATCAGCCATGCAGTGTTGTTTTTTATGAAAGCAGCCATCGAATTGAAAAGTCATTAGCCGATATGTCGATGGTGTTCGGCGCCTATCGGCCCATTGCTGTGGCTCGAGAGCTGACGAAAACGTTTGAAACCGTTCTGCGTGGAACAGTAGCAGAGGTCCTTGAGCAGGTCAGTTCAGATGCTAACCAGCAAAAGGGGGAGTTTGTTGTCGTTGTCGGCGGAAAAGTTGAGCATGCCGAGCAGACTATCAGCGATCCAACCATTCTCGCCCTAGCAAGAGAGTTGAGTGAAGCCTTGCCACCCAAAAAAGCCGCGGCTATTTTGGCAAAGGTCTTCGAAGGCCATAAACGTGACTATTATAACTTAATCTTGAGTTTTAATAGCGATTAA
- a CDS encoding penicillin-binding protein activator has protein sequence MRNHSWSLTLQIISLATITLLAGCATQQAVSPSESDSAQSELTGNYARIDQQLSAVDALIELEQIEEAALLLDGLNIEVMNTDQQTRFVRYNANIALINGDGQVALEWLSGEYAYLFDGLPLDDQIKIGLNRALANEYAGKPLAAARERIFLAPLLDDEVAERNQDQIWFNLQLVPVEQIQTLVKLESSPDLNGWLALALIGHTQGDDLYKMLAGIESWQKQYRSHPAAKSLPASLQILKEIANSQPTHVGVLLPLTGPLAKAGSAIRDGIITAWYQAKLRGQEVPELSFFDTSSTDNIVNLYKQAITSGVQTVIGPLAKSRVQQLSMAEELPIPVLALNYADKQVQARENFYQFGLAPEDEAIQIAHDIWQEGVRHVLVLAPNSDWGKRVSDAFISTWQNKGGVIANKSLFNAARPDLYLSSIKSALNVNTSETRHTQLQRLIDSPLVFETRRRQDIDAVFMLAFPAQARQLKPILNYQRASDLPIVATSSIYSGVKDKARDKDIEGVRFVETPWRLETNYLKTQVNQAFPQSLANHSSLVALGLDAYKIYNRLPQMAVFQDVRINGSTGTLGMSELGRIQRTLDWAIIDNGIATRVKNTDLASNDQ, from the coding sequence ATGCGCAATCACTCTTGGTCACTGACACTTCAAATTATTTCGCTTGCCACCATTACCCTATTGGCAGGTTGTGCAACTCAGCAGGCGGTATCACCCAGCGAGTCCGATTCCGCTCAATCTGAGCTAACCGGAAATTACGCGAGAATAGATCAACAGCTATCGGCTGTCGATGCCCTAATCGAATTAGAGCAAATAGAAGAAGCCGCCCTTTTGCTCGATGGTCTAAACATAGAAGTTATGAATACCGACCAGCAAACGCGCTTTGTACGTTATAACGCCAACATCGCTCTGATAAATGGCGATGGCCAAGTTGCATTAGAGTGGCTTAGCGGTGAGTACGCTTATCTATTCGATGGTTTGCCCTTAGATGACCAAATCAAAATTGGCCTAAATCGCGCATTAGCCAATGAGTATGCTGGCAAACCGCTGGCGGCCGCTCGCGAGCGGATATTTCTAGCACCCCTGCTAGATGATGAAGTAGCGGAACGCAATCAAGACCAAATATGGTTTAACCTACAGCTTGTTCCCGTCGAGCAAATTCAAACATTAGTAAAACTTGAGTCTAGCCCTGATTTAAATGGCTGGTTAGCGTTAGCCCTAATTGGCCATACTCAAGGCGATGACCTTTACAAAATGCTGGCGGGCATTGAAAGCTGGCAAAAGCAATATCGCAGCCACCCAGCCGCTAAATCACTCCCGGCGAGCCTGCAAATATTAAAAGAAATAGCCAACTCGCAGCCAACTCATGTGGGTGTTTTATTGCCGTTAACAGGGCCACTCGCAAAAGCGGGGAGCGCGATACGCGATGGTATTATTACAGCGTGGTACCAAGCTAAATTAAGAGGCCAAGAAGTTCCTGAGTTGAGCTTTTTTGACACCTCATCGACCGATAATATTGTGAATCTTTATAAGCAAGCCATAACCAGCGGTGTGCAAACCGTGATTGGACCTCTTGCTAAATCTCGCGTTCAACAACTGAGTATGGCCGAAGAGCTCCCCATTCCTGTATTGGCATTAAATTATGCCGACAAACAAGTTCAAGCGCGCGAAAACTTTTATCAATTTGGCTTAGCCCCTGAAGATGAAGCCATTCAAATAGCGCATGATATTTGGCAAGAAGGCGTACGCCATGTATTAGTTTTAGCCCCAAATAGCGATTGGGGTAAACGAGTGAGCGACGCCTTTATAAGCACTTGGCAAAACAAAGGCGGGGTTATTGCTAATAAATCGTTGTTTAACGCCGCTCGTCCCGATTTGTATTTATCGTCTATTAAGTCGGCTTTGAACGTGAATACCAGTGAAACGCGCCACACTCAACTGCAGCGCTTAATTGATTCGCCATTGGTTTTTGAGACACGCCGTCGTCAAGACATTGATGCTGTGTTTATGTTGGCTTTTCCCGCACAGGCACGGCAACTTAAACCAATACTCAATTATCAAAGAGCATCAGATCTACCCATTGTTGCGACCTCTTCTATTTACTCCGGTGTAAAAGACAAAGCGCGCGATAAAGACATTGAAGGCGTGAGGTTTGTTGAAACCCCTTGGCGATTAGAAACAAATTATTTAAAAACACAAGTTAACCAAGCGTTCCCGCAAAGTTTAGCCAACCATTCTTCGCTCGTTGCATTGGGTCTGGATGCCTACAAAATCTACAATAGGCTGCCACAAATGGCTGTTTTCCAAGACGTTCGAATCAACGGCAGTACAGGTACCTTAGGCATGTCTGAGTTAGGTCGGATACAACGCACTTTAGACTGGGCGATCATTGATAACGGTATTGCAACGCGCGTTAAAAATACCGACTTAGCCTCGAACGATCAATGA
- a CDS encoding YraN family protein, which yields MTSGHLQTGSASEDIALAHLEEHGLILVDKNVRFKAGEIDLICLDGKELVFVEVRFRKDERFGRAAETVTRAKQRKVIKAAALFLQSNRQWENHIMRFDVIGMNSHHEIEWIKGAFLATV from the coding sequence ATGACATCTGGCCACTTACAAACAGGAAGCGCCAGTGAAGACATTGCACTGGCGCACCTAGAAGAACATGGTCTCATTCTCGTAGATAAAAACGTGCGCTTTAAAGCTGGAGAAATTGATCTAATATGTTTAGATGGCAAGGAACTTGTCTTTGTTGAAGTTCGATTTCGAAAAGACGAGCGTTTTGGACGGGCCGCTGAAACCGTGACACGCGCCAAACAGAGAAAAGTTATTAAAGCTGCTGCATTATTTTTACAAAGTAATCGGCAGTGGGAAAACCACATCATGCGCTTTGACGTTATCGGCATGAATTCACATCATGAAATAGAATGGATAAAAGGGGCCTTTTTGGCAACTGTATGA
- a CDS encoding D-sedoheptulose-7-phosphate isomerase, with the protein MDKRGLFGNCMTPNDIIVEQIGLSLETFQMAAESLSDILIQASEMATECLINDGKLVVAGMGTSASTGSNFVSKLQSQFERDRPGLPALSLSTDGIVTSAIAHEFGPGEIYAQQIRSLCHSPDIFVAISSSGKSPAVIKAIQAAHDQGITVIALTGGSGGDVATLLDENDIELRVESDRLGCIQLTHHLLLNMLVELIENQIFGYEL; encoded by the coding sequence ATGGATAAAAGGGGCCTTTTTGGCAACTGTATGACACCAAATGACATCATTGTTGAACAAATAGGCTTGTCTTTAGAAACCTTTCAGATGGCAGCAGAATCTTTGTCTGACATCTTAATTCAGGCCAGTGAAATGGCTACCGAATGCTTGATTAACGATGGCAAGCTGGTTGTGGCCGGCATGGGCACATCGGCTTCAACGGGCAGTAACTTTGTGTCGAAGTTGCAAAGCCAGTTTGAAAGAGATCGCCCCGGGCTGCCAGCCTTATCATTATCGACCGATGGAATAGTCACAAGTGCCATAGCTCATGAATTTGGGCCTGGTGAAATTTACGCGCAACAAATTCGCTCCTTGTGCCACAGTCCTGACATTTTTGTCGCCATCAGTTCTTCGGGAAAATCACCCGCTGTGATAAAAGCCATTCAAGCAGCACACGATCAAGGCATCACCGTGATTGCGCTCACTGGAGGCAGTGGTGGTGACGTCGCTACACTCCTTGATGAAAATGATATAGAGTTACGAGTAGAAAGTGATCGACTGGGCTGCATCCAACTGACTCATCATTTATTGTTAAACATGCTCGTCGAATTAATTGAGAATCAAATTTTTGGATACGAATTATGA